The nucleotide sequence TAGGTACTGCAATCTTCTTTTGTTCTTTCAAAACCGACATATGCTAGAGCGAGAAGAGTGTTAGTTAATTCTCGGGATATCGGCtagaagtacatacatacatatagtcacgtcgatatcccttgcggggtagacatagctaaacagtcttgaaaacccgctgaaaggccacgttcagctgtttggctaaatgatggaattgaattcaaattgtgacacgtttttagtccatcgcctacaagaagagtctcaagtttataagccttttcaatagtcgccttttacgacatccatgggaaaggagTGCCGTGGGGTTCTCGGCActttacaataattaagtattaccCCACGGCACATATGCCAGATGTGGTTcactcattaaaataaatccttACTGCCAATAGGATCCATTTCTCTGCAGTCGCATGATGTTATTCTGGCatatcatcagctcattctgGAGGTAAGTCCGCTGATCGTTCACCCTCACGAACAGCTGAAATCATGGAAAATCTATTTGTAATAGTCAAAGGAttagataggtacctacaacgAAAATAATGTACTTAAAAAACTGATTCCTATAATTTTATGGGTAATCCAGTATAATAAGAGAAACCGGACCTTTCAATCAGGATTTTGTCAGTCACAagttacaataaaaagaagagtTTTACATACAGTGCCACGTTACTTATTTCTGTGCAAATCATGGTGGCCagcttattaattttcttaccTTGGATTCGGAATCCAATCGCCACTCTTTACTGCGAAGGGTACTGATCAAATCGGTTTTTAAACGTTCAAATCTCTTCACAGTACGCAACAACTCGGCCTGAAAatgaaacaattattttaacgaCTTCGAAAAAGAGGAAAGTTCATAAgttgagataaaataaataataaaaatatcttactgGAGTCAAGATGTCCAAGTTTATGTTTAGGTCGTCGTGTTTCAGCTTACAATCTGAAAAACCAATtgatatttgaataattagGTATCCAAGATGTATCCCATTGAGTTCCATGACGCAGAtcttcatttatatttctaaagACTATAATTGTATGCCAATTACTACGCTAAAATAAGctcaatagtaaaaaaaactattgcgAAGATACTTTCTAAGAGAAACAGTACCAATAAGTAGAAAAACCGTTTACCAGGTCCACAAATTTTGGCACtcttaatcttatttttaagcGCGGGTAGTTGTTCCCGCAGTGTCTCGATGGCGTCAAGAAGCGTTTTGTGCTTGTTGCCCTCCTTTAGCAGGTCATTATCAAGGTCCCAGGTGTAGTCGCCCTGGCGAAGCTCCTCTTGAACGTTGACGATCTGCTTTTCCAGCTCTCCATTTTGCCAGGCTGCTGTTTCTCTGAAACATAGTGCATGGGAACATGATAATAGATGGCGCTTAAGCTGAATGCAAATTTGGCCGTTTCATCCGCAGCCGAGTCGCCGCAGCATCTGATCAGAGGGGTGCCTGCGTCGGGTCGATATATGGAGTGGAAAGCAAAGGTAGTTCAAGAGAAGCAAAACAGCCTTTCCAAAACAAGGAAAGCCTTTTGATTGGCTTTTACGATTAACACAACAAAATACGAGATTCATTATGTTAGAATTATTGGGATAATTGGTGGGGTGTAGTGAGCCCTCAAGGGCTCTTTTTAAatctcttaaaaatattttgtgactAGATTTTATATCATACCTGCATACTTTCTCGTGTTCTAATTCCGCTTTCAAGATATCAATTTCActatcattcatttttattgaaacaggaTATTGAAGCGACTACCCTATCAAGTGTTTAATGGTTATTTATGAAAGAAATGACCTTGAACACAAATTTcgattgatttaatttaccCTAGTAACCGATTTGAACCAGTTCCATAGTGATTAGGGTAGGGACTGAAGATTTCGTTTATATCAAATCTGGTATTAATCAGCACATCTTTACGTAAAAACTGtgcaaaaatttattatatatatataccataGCTCATATAATTTTAGTCATACTTAGTGTGTAATATAATTTGCCGGAGTCTGTATGTTTCATAAAATGCATTTGATGAAACGAACGACGCAGAAATAAATCCGAGAATAAAACGcaattttgacattgacattgttTTGTTGTGGTCAATTTGACAGCTATTTTGACGACAACTtgttttgaaattgaattgaaatcgaacgaaacgaacttttcaaattaataaggCTGTTTAACTAGTAGAGATtccacaaattaaaaaaacaattgaaccTTCGTACTGAAGTTGTGTTAATTATCGAAGCAATGAGTTTATTGAGTGCGGTTCTCCACGAAGTGGATAAAGCGAACACAGACGAGCTGAAAAACGACCGGGATGATCTCCTACCTAAGGTTAAAGATCTCGCGGAAAGATCGCAACTTCTTTCTTGGGCTTTGCAGCAGAATTTTACCGACACTTATGTAAACTTCACGCCAACAAAGAGTTTAGAACTACTCAACTACAGAAACCGGAAAGCTAATATTATTTCTGACTACACAGATCTGTCAAATAAGTTTGCAACTTTACAGAGTAAAGGCTTCAGTGATGCTGAATTTCTTAAGTACTGGCAGAAAATGTGTAGTTCTTACCAATTATTGACTAATTTATCCGTCGTAGTTGAAGCTAAAAGAGTGTTAGAGCAAGCGAACCATGAATATGGCAGGTACAACTACAGTGATGCTATGTTAGGAGTCATGGAACTACAGAagcaattgaaaaatttagaGTTGGATAAATCTTTGTCTAAAGCATTATCAAATCTTGCTGCTCAAGCTGAAAACCAATTATCTTTGTATACTGCAAGTTTGAGTATTGAATGGGAAGATCTATTCACATggtctgaaaataaaagtgttcATTATTTGACCTACTCCCTGACCATACAGCAGAGTGACCCAATTCTTATACAGAAGGTTCTCAAAACTCTTTATGTAACAGAGAGGATGAATGCAGAATTAGGTCTCTTTTCTCATTTCTTTATTGATAAACTGCTCCATAATATCATACGGCATAACTGTGACATATTTACTGACGATCACATTGGGGCTCTGATCTTCAATATCAAAATAGACTTGAACGACAACAAGAAACCAAATTACCAAACAATTTTCAACAATTTAACTGCTGTATTTGAGTTCCTGCAGTCCACGCTCGGCTCTCATTTTGATAATGAAAAAACATTCATAGAGGTATTTGCAGATTCAATTAGGAACAAGTTTTTCAACAAGATCATTGAAGACTGCATCAGGAACAATTTGCCATCTTGTGACAGCAGCTACGaacattataaaacaatagtttttgagttagattcttttaacaaatttctcatagatttaaaattcatCAAAGCAGAAGATTCTCCTCTGAATAAATACATCAATGACACAGAATGTGTACTGTATAACAAGAAATGTGATAAACTATTATCGGATGTCCGCTTATTGCTATCAGAAAGTTTGTGTTATGGGACAATTGTAGTAGGTACAGAGACATATGTGCCCAATGATTCTATTCTAGACATAACGGATAAGGATCTTTGGGATTTAAACAGGCCTTTGTTTTTACCAAAATGTGTAGTTTCTCAGAACGTTCGGAAAATCTTGGCATTGATTGTAGACCACTTGGAGGAAAGTATGAAGCTTCCAGAAAAGTACAGTCGGCAGCTAGTGATGTACATCAAGGACATTGCGGTCTTGTACCAATGTGTGGTCCCCAAGAAGTTCAAAGTTAACTTGGAATGCTGCCCATTAGATATAGGTATGGTTTCTTCacttaacaaattattaatttcatacataatttcatttttattaatccaaATCCCAATTAACTgtctatttacatacataatataaattatgccAGCCATTATGGCAAGCTAGTATAATTTCCTAATTATATCTTTGGCCATAATTAAgctgaaaaaacaaaatattataaaaaataatttttgccctcattcatttatattatttaaaactatattattgAGCCTCAAAGGTAcaataggtggacttaatgataatagcattctctaccagtcaaacTTTAGAATATAGTAAACTGACAAAATAATCTGTGTCTATTTAAGAGTGAAAAATacacttgttttatttatggaaaaacaaagaatatagataaacatacattattattattcataataaGTAAGAGATGATAAATCATTCCGGCGTTTGTTTCTCCTTACAATTATGCCTGTTAGATAGCCTTCTGAGGTCTTCATGTAAAGCATTCTAGGGATTAATCCTAAATCCTCAATTCATTTCAGCCCTTTTCTTCAACAACTGTTTCTACCTAGCACATGGGTTGCTCGGCCCTCCCTGGAAGGTCTCCCTGCCGTCAGACCTGGCTGATCAGCTCGTGACTGTACTTCTGGAGTCTATTCAGAATCTACGAGTGCTGGGCTTAGAGAAAATGTCCCTGTATTTGCAGAACCAGAAGAATATTATCACGCAAAGCATTGAAACTGCGGgtaatcttaaaattatttcataaaacaatTGGTTTTCTTGATTCTATTTCTTCAGACTACTTGGAAAATGTTGCGTACAGATTATAtaactgcagtgtagtttgttccgccgtttcttctacacatgcgctttggaagcggtagtaggtagttataattagatttgagtgatgtgacgtcaataagtgatactttttatccaattttgaaaataaatctattctattctaacatAACAGGACACTAAAAGTTATAAATCATGttaagtattaaattatttaactggttattatttttaggtacTTACAAATGTTATATAACATTGTTATTCTATATGTACagtatgtgtgtattattatatgttgCAAAGTTGCTAAACAATGTCAATGGACGTGTTATACAACATTGTTACTGTTAGCGCCAATTCGTTATCTGTGCACAATATCcacagtgaaaaaaaaaagaaaaatcttcacACATTTTTCCGAACGCTGGCCGAATACACatctttttataaagttttatttcgcCAAAAATAACAGGATTAGTTGTTCTCTTCAGTTACATAATCTGTACGCAACTTTAGTATCATCATTATGACACCTTATTACAGAAATGTCCATTCTGAGAGAGAGCTACTGGGGAAAATGGGGTTCACCTTAAAGTAAAACTACGTCGTGTTCTGCATTTTTATAGtcataatttttagtttaatagacagaattaaaaaaaaattgtaggtacataGCTGAACcgttgttttaatttcagaaCCTACTGCGTGGACCCACGAGACCTACGAAACATTCGACATAGCCATCAACAAAGCCACCACTCTCCTCAAAGACTTGAAGGCCAGTTGGCACACCATCTTGCCCACGCGCATGTACGAGATGTCCATATGCTCGTTAATCCAGACTCTCTGTCACGCCGTGGTAAATAGAATCTTCGCGGACATCAGGCCGATTGAGGAAAAGTTGGTTTACATGCTCGCTGTGAGAGTTGAAGATATTGTGGCTGATGTGGAAGTTTTATTTGAGGTGATTCTTTCTCACACATGTCTTAACTAGAGgacgcccgcgactttgtccgcgtggaatcattcccgcgggaattccgggataaaaagtagcctatatgttattcttggtcttcagctacctgcataccaaatttcatcgtaatcggttcagtatttttttgcatgaaaaagtaacaattcttttttttttattggtgtacATGGCAGAGCAATAAATACGACGCCATAGCTGACACACGAAAAGACAAGTGTAACTTCATTATTACAGGAACCAATAGAGTTTGAGAGCAAGATCCCAGTTTGGAAGAAGTTTACTAAGCTCCCCCAACTCCTCAAGGGCCAGATGCTGGAGCTGGCGACCCTGTGGCGCCAGGAGTCGGAGCTGAGCAGCAACTACGCGTGCGAGGAGATCCGGCAGATAGTCAAGATCAGGTTCCCTGATGACAAATACAGGTTGAAGATATTAAAGGAAATACAATgatgtttatgatttttttttgtaaatatataattattataacaagACTAACGTGTATTATTTGTACCTATTGCCCGTTGAACTTCATGCTGAGATTGTAGATTCTCTTCCCGCGTCGTcttatcccttggtcgccgtATACAAAATCCCTGGGAAATAAAAGCTGGTCTTATCcaaagtgccagaaaccacacggcaccatggTAATctgtgatacatacatacataaaatcacgcctttttaccggaggggtaggcagagacaacatctttccacttgccacaatacAATCTGtgataggtacatataatcacttcttaatcccttacggtgtagacagagcaaacattCTCGTAAATACTATAAAAGGCCATATTCAATTGTATGGCTAAGTGATGTAACGTCACGAAATAATTATACCTAATGCCGTAGGTCAGATaggtgtttgtttgtttgtaatatctttattgcatagaatttacacagtaacaagaaaatagaaagtacctacctacacagttataaaagaaagaaatcacttgcaatggcggacttatcccatgaagggatctcttccagtcaaccggtgTTTAGAAACATCCACACCAAGTTATGCAGGATAAGGTCCACTGgataaataaacaactaaTCCTCCACAGGTCATTAATCTGTTACCCACTTACCTAGAaaagtaaatgtaaaaaaataataattttaaacgtgTATTATCGAACACGTACTTACCGCCGTTATTCAGTATTTCCCATTTCCGCTTTTCCTTACATTGCTAACTTATGCAACCATGTTGAGATTGCACGCAATTATTGGCTacttaataaaacatatcatgtctttattttaattgttatttccttttcttacctacttatttgtGCTGGAATGCATGGCAAAAGACAATGTATCTACTTgtattttgacggcctctgtggcgcagcggtagtaagcttgcctgtgacaccggaggtctcgggttcgaatcccggtcagggcatgatgagacaaaaactttttctgattggtcttggatgtttatctatataagtatttattgtaaaatatagtatcgttgagttagtatctcgtaacacaagtttcgaacttacttcgacgataactcaatcagtataatttgtcccgtatatatttttttttttttttatgtaaattacaatcaaagaataaaatagttaCCGAGCCTATTTTCatctattcatttatataatgtctgtcccttgcggggtagacagaccaaGCAGTCTTAAAAGGATAAccggccacgatcagctgtgaggcttaatgatagcacctattgagatttaaatagtgacagattgctatgCCATCGActataaaaagaattccaaggttataagcctatcccttagtcgcctttaccaacatcaatgggaaagaactggagtggttctattcttttttatattggttcagaataccacacggcacctttataaaaaaacttcttCAATTCAAATGATATTTATTCGAAGTTGTTGGTACTAATTAATGTGCCGATACCTACCATATCGATAGTCTcaatggaatatttttttgtgattccTTAGTTATAACCCATAGTAAACCTTTCCAAATCTATCAGCCCACtattaataggtaggtacatttataAGACTTTATCTtgatcataataatataacaaaccTTTAGTAAGCAGATTTCGCATTTGTTCTATTACTGTATTGTTTTAGCCCAGTAGCctgtattatacatacagcataagTTTTTAATACCTGCGGCTATAATTAATTGAAGTATTATAATGGCGAATTGATTAACTTCATCGTTTATTAGCTAACATGGTAGTATTATAATGCAAATTAGATGCGCCGTCTAGATTTTCAATGACTAATCAGTATTAATTACTATCTAATCAATTTTTTGCAGAATTTACCGTAACAATAACTATAGCATTAATCCCGGTAAAACCCTCACCCCTTTGCTTCAGGAAGtatgtcttcttcctcctggcttggTCCTCCGGCCCAGTCCTTCCGGTTGCACCCTTAGCACTCCGGaagaagcccggggtatgcctttgaccatgtatcctagattgggtgagtcaggttttaagaCGAAGCGATCCCAtatgacctccgcaacctctTTGCAGGTGAagctaacccatattggatcgatcatggtaacatattcagttacctgaatgtgcaggtttcctcacgatgttatcactcgccgtaagagcatcggttagtattctaagtcatgtacttatataatttcgaaaataattataagaaagGACATGGTCTAGGTGGGATTTGAAGATGTGCCTTTATGctcatcacgcattttaactggGCCCTTACCGATACCGTATGTAAACGAATTAATTAAGtagttgataaaatttttcattcatattgtTTGAAATTGAGTATCTATACTTAGTATTTACTTGACACCCGAAGACAATGTAATAATACGCCGTCGACGGTCAACTTTTTTACAACCATTAGGTACGTTACGCCTGGCCATTAATATTAGACGTACAATCGTCTGCTCAGTGAGTTTGAAGGACCTGTGAGATATACTTACgcaaaaataccaaaaaacCGCCACACTGTGATGCTTATCGAAATAAAACCACTCGCCTACTTGAGCTCAAATAAACTCCTGTGACGTTTGtcaaataacaaacataccttACGATATCTACCCCAGAACAAAATCACCTCGATTTTTATCCGTATCC is from Amyelois transitella isolate CPQ chromosome 21, ilAmyTran1.1, whole genome shotgun sequence and encodes:
- the LOC106137206 gene encoding uncharacterized protein LOC106137206, with the translated sequence MNDSEIDILKAELEHEKVCRETAAWQNGELEKQIVNVQEELRQGDYTWDLDNDLLKEGNKHKTLLDAIETLREQLPALKNKIKSAKICGPDCKLKHDDLNINLDILTPAELLRTVKRFERLKTDLISTLRSKEWRLDSESKLFVRVNDQRTYLQNELMICQNNIMRLQRNGSYWQNSRKNDERVLDPKRGPIKKVFGNERLPPIAT